One genomic window of Candidatus Binatia bacterium includes the following:
- a CDS encoding molybdenum cofactor guanylyltransferase, translated as MRISCVSAVILAGGRSSRMGGLDKAFMRVGGKPAIERTVGLLQELFEEIIVVTNNPEKYARLCGVHLTRDVFLGKGPLAGFHAGLARARYPYCFVVACDMPFLRREPITFLHSLTRGFDAVVPVWEGDVEPLHAFYATRLVDLAGSLLTSGSYGLRSLLSRITVRYVDEEEMRAVPGSEEAFRNVNTPADALRYAVEL; from the coding sequence ATGCGCATTAGTTGCGTTAGCGCGGTAATTCTGGCTGGGGGCCGCAGCAGCCGGATGGGTGGGTTGGACAAGGCATTCATGCGCGTGGGCGGAAAGCCTGCCATAGAACGCACCGTTGGGCTTCTCCAGGAGTTGTTTGAAGAGATCATCGTGGTGACAAACAACCCTGAGAAGTACGCTCGCTTGTGCGGTGTCCATTTGACGCGAGACGTCTTCCTAGGCAAGGGGCCATTGGCTGGTTTCCATGCCGGGCTTGCCCGGGCTCGTTACCCCTACTGCTTTGTCGTGGCATGCGACATGCCGTTCCTAAGGCGAGAGCCGATCACTTTTCTTCACTCGCTTACCAGGGGCTTCGATGCCGTGGTGCCCGTTTGGGAAGGGGACGTTGAGCCATTGCACGCATTTTACGCAACAAGACTGGTGGACTTGGCGGGATCACTGCTGACCTCCGGCTCCTATGGCCTGAGATCGCTACTCTCCCGAATTACGGTTAGATACGTGGATGAGGAAGAAATGCGTGCGGTTCCCGGATCGGAAGAAGCTTTTCGAAACGTCAACACGCCCGCAGACGCACTCCGCTACGCAGTGGAGTTGTGA